DNA sequence from the Lycium barbarum isolate Lr01 chromosome 5, ASM1917538v2, whole genome shotgun sequence genome:
TCTTGCTAAAgttattatatttaaattttaagtaCTATCTTTAAAATAGTTGGAAATAATTATAGCATAAAAATATGTTACTCAACTTAAAACAACACAAATTTCAATCACTTCTAAGGATAATCAAATCAATTCTAAGTAATAGTAATGCAATCTAGCACTTTTAACAGTTAGCTAACAAGTTAGGaaacaaatttaaaaaattacaaaaaaatacGGCTCGAAATTTACAGTTCGTCAATCTCCTTTTAACTATCGCAGGCCTTTTTTCACGGTCATTAAGAACATAATAAGtacaataatacatcaatgattGTGTAATGCTATCTTATATTATTTTCATATATTACTTTTGAGAAATACATTAAAATATGCTGTAAGATTCTTACAATCGTAGAAATATAAAATCGCACACACATGTTGGGTGGGCTTCACTTCTTCTAGTGTTTGGTGGCGGATGAACCTTTAAGCAACAATATTTATCTGAATTCAGTTCAGAGTATCAGAATCAAATGTATATAATGAAATTATTAAAATTCTCGTGATAAAAGTGAGTGATAAAATTAATTACAAGCTATCACGTAATTAACACCCAAAGTTCCTAACTTCAAAACTTACTAGACTAAAACTAAATTAGTTTTAGTATATTAAGTAACATGTTAAAAATTATTCTGACGATCTTGAGCATTAAGCGCATAAGATATTTGGTATTTTCATTCGCGTACAACTTACATTTCATTTTATTGAATTTATCTTAATTGAATCAATTCTTTAATCCTATCTCGATTGTAATACTTTTTTACTTGTCTGATTTAGGTTTcattcttatttaatttttacACCGTCGCAAAATAGTGAAATGAATCTCTACTTTAACTGTTTTTCATGTTCCTTATTGTTTTAGACATGTCTAGAGAAACTTTGCTAAAATCATAAGCAAACATGCATTGGTATAGTGTTCTAAGTACCTTTTAGTCTCGACTTGTGAGTCTTGCATAACTAAAAATACTGAAAATTATTTGAACATACCGATAATGAATAAAAATCGAGATGATTTAAATGATTTTGAAGAGTCTAACTTTATAGTAATGcaaaataaagagatcaaagaACTAATATATAATAACTTAATGTATAAATGAAACCGAAGATCAAAAAAGTATGACTCTCGTActtaattaaaaatgaaaaaaacaagaatgcaagatgattttttttttgttttttgtgaaGGGTTTTAGGGTTTATTGAGTGGTTCCAATTTGAGTTGAAGAAGGCATGGGAGGAGGGAGAAAGAATTTGAAGAGAGGTATGGAGGAACATAATTTAAGCCTTGAAAATGGTCAAACTATAATGCAGGTTGTTGACCTTATTCAAGTATGAATAACATTCACTTTCTTTCCTTGAATATATCTTTTATAATTCATTGGGTATGAGCTTTCCATTCTCAAGATTCAATTTTTCCTATTTTAAGTTGATGTTCATTCTTTGATATCTGttttaagggcctgtttggacatgagttttctttcttccttttttttttttcaaactgttCATTGGAATGATTTCttggttagttttttttttttttttttgattgcaCTCACAAAGTTTATTCattgaaatgcatgtccaaacaaaaaTTCAGCTTTTCAAATGCCATTTTTCAATTTCAAGTATAAAATATTCATCTTCTTTCATTAATATATCTTTTACATCTGGGTGTGAGTTTTCCATTCTCAAGATTCAATTTTTCCAATTGTAAACTCATGTATTATTTTGATTTGGGTTTCTGCTTTTTGGTCTCAAAATTCAATATTTTTGCTATTGTTATTTTGTCTTCTTTCTGTATATCTGTATAACGGTGCATTCTTTTGATTTGGATATGAGCTTTCAAATCTCAAAATTTGTTTTTTCCTGATACTATCTGTGTCTGCATGCATTATTTTGATTTGGGTTTGAGCCTTTTGGTCTCAAATTTCAATGATCCTACTGTAAGTTGGGGTTCATTTTTTGGTAGCTGtttaaaaattcattttttttttaaaaaatctggGGATGAGCTTTCCATTCTCAAGATTCAGTTTTTCCTTGTGCAAATTCATGTTCTTTCTTTGTTATCTGCATTATTGGGATTTAGGTTTAAGATTTTAGGCCTCATATTTCAATGTACACttgtacagtcaaacctctctatagcgACATCGTTTGTCTTGATATTTTTTGGCTACTATAGCAAAATGTTGTTACAGAGAACATATAATATGGAGTAGTATAATATGAAAAATCAGTTCCAAAGAaaatttggtcgttatagtgaaaATTTTGTTATTGAGGATGAGGTGTTATAGAGAGTTACAACTGTATTCTACTGTATTTTCGTGTTCATTCGTTGATATCTGCTTAAGAATTTATTCTACTGTATTTCGTATTCTACTGTGTTCATTAGCAATATTTCCAGCTAAATTCCAGAAGATCATGTGGATAAAACGAGGTTCGATCATTTAGTCCTCTAGAATTTGAGAATTTATTCATCTAGCTGTGATATAATGAtgctcatttttcttttttcaactGAATGAATAGGCaactttgttgtggttgatgagAGCGGGCGAGAGGAAGCTGTTGAATCAGGCAGAAAAGTGGGATGTGTTGTTACGAAAGTACTCTATTATGATCAAGTTCGTGTGCTTCAAAAGTCTCCAGAATGGTGAGGATCTAATATTCAAAGAACTGTGTTTTCACCCTTCATTTTTTGGTTTAATATTTGTTGTCTAGTTCAGAATCGAATGGTCTTAACAGAGTGAATATTGatagaggattcatatagctgacCCGAACTAATTTCTGACTGGCGCCTGCCAGATTGATTTGTTTCTTAAATCAGTTCTAAGGGGAAAGGAAAGCGTTCTTTTGCTAAACAAGTCTACCGAAATGATCTATGTAAAGAACAACTTCTTGAGCTGCTCCCAATGTCCTATGTTCAATTCCATCTTGTGGTCACTTATTTAAAAAGGTAAATAGAAATTAAAGATTGATCATTTTGATGTTCCTCTGACTGGTGAGAGCCTCCTGATGTGGTGATTTGAAGTGCTTTCCTGTTTCTTCCATGGGTTTTGTACTTCCACTCTCGTGTGCGCTGTAGGGATCCATTAATTTTGAATTTATGTACTTCTACGTCGTCCATTTTGGGAGATCTGGACCTATTTTCACTAAGCCATTCTGTTCTTTCTGTTAACAGTAGATGGCATTCAGCTTACAACGTAAAGGCTCTCTCAGTAACTAGTCTTCTCTGTATGTATCcaagttgctcggactcgggtggGGTATCCAACACGGATGCGAATTCTAGGGTTGGATTCGgaaaaatctaaattttaagattcggtggtatggatacgggtgctgggattcggctaaaaaaattcaaaattataaaaatGGAGCTATAAAGATATTATAAAGTTTGAAAGATATCATATGGAAAACTTACATGTATGTTGTAGAATTCAATCTTTCATTCTCCAAATAGATGTTTAAAAAACATAAATTAATTGTCAAAAAATCAACATGCTAATAATTAATTTAGAAATTATCCGTCTTTTCTGTGACAAAGAAAACATTTATAAATAGCAAATATTGACCAAGAGGAAAAGCTAAAAAAGATTGAAGTATGTCATTTCCCATGTCTTAAATCtgttttatcttttattttgagaaatcaaaatctcaattttcCCCCCAAATTTGTCCAAGGACTCTGGTCAAAGTATGCGATGTCGATTGACCGAATCCCACACGAATCCCGCACCCGAACCCATGTTGTCCACACAGGTTCGGCAGCAAAATCAAGAGTCCGCACAACTTAGGTACATCGACCCCTAAAAGTTTTTGGCTCATTACTTCCTCCTCCGCACAGGAAAAAAGGTCGAAAGAAGAGATGATTTTACTTGCCATTGGTTGCTCCTTTGACATTTGTATTTCAAAAAAATGTGCTAATTTACGTAGATGCATGGTTTTGTATATTGCCTAGTTGATATATGCAAAATAGTCTGGTAAATTGTTATGAAACTCCCCATCCTCAAACCAAAAAACATTTTCTGGCTATAAAATCCTGGCCTCATAATAGGCACATGGTATCAGTTTTGTAGGCAAGAGTTTGCCTTGGAGAAAAGGTGCTATTTTAGAGGGTCATATTGTTCCCACCCCTCCCCCTCGCacacccaaaaaaataaataaaaaaaagcaTGAAATAAGAGAAGTTACCATTTTCAAATAGCTTAATGCTCCGTAAACTTTCTATGCAGGCCAGAGATCTTCAAATCCACAGCAGTAGAGAGTTCAAAGCCTGAACTAGTGTCACACAGTGACCAAATCGAAGAGAATGAAGATTCAAGTGATGATGATGACGGACTTCCTCCTTTAGAAGCCAATACAAATAGATTAAACCCTTTTCAACTGGAGTCGGAGACAGAATCTGATTCAGATACTGATTCTTAATCATGGCACCATAACTAATGACAGAGAGAAGAAAGTTACCCTTTGTCATCCCCCCATCGCACCCCGGTCACTTAAAAGTAAAGAAGAGACACACACTTTGGAGTCCAAATTTGGTGGGATTTAGGATGGAACCGAATAGTGAATACCTTCTTTTTATGGATAAAGCAACAAGGAGTAATCTGAATGCTATTCACATTTGGGGATCTGTAACAAGATCGGTGACTTTGATATAGTTGATATGCCAAGCAAATTTGTAAATTAATTTTGAGTTTCGAAATGTTTGTTTTCTGATATTATTATGTGCTATGTATGACCTGTTGTAACTTCATGTTGAAAATAATGAGCAGTCGGCTTCTTGTCTATGTCTCGACTATGAACACTGCATGCGTGGTGTTTTTCAGTTTGAAATTAACTCATGATCTCTAATGTGCATAAGAGCATAGAACGACTGATCAATAGTCAAGAATTGCTTCCACTTGCCCATGATGATCATTGTTGAATGATTACGTGATAATCTTGGAATGCAAGATCTGCATTCAGTGGCTTGAGATTGATATGTCCTCTTATTCAAGTTGTCCATATTCTGCCAATTTAACGCCATACATAAAGGAAGATGTTACATGGCGGTCCCATGATTTGAGGTTTATGGGTTCCTATGGGGATCTCAAGTTAATAGACAAGAATAACTGGGTTtacaataaaatatttataaatatttagttgatttcttaatatatatatgtatacacacaaGGTCTTTGCAAAAGCTACTGGGTACCCGGCCACTGCATACATGTAAAACAACAGTTCTTTGACCACATCTGGAACTAGACACTTCTACAGCACATGCAGCAAAATCAACTTTGTTCTGAAACCAGAGATGAAATCAACTAAACCACTGGCTAGACAAAACAAAACATGATTGTCCACAAATATTACAGCACCAGCTGCTAATACCCCAGCACTTACCCATTCCAAAACCAGGTCTAACAATTTCTGTCGCTGATGCTCCAGTTATTACATATTTTAGATAACTAGGCGGCATGTTGTTTGGTTTTGGGATGGAAgtttgaacttggaatataaccAACATTGGAGAGTGGTGGAGCAGGCGATGGCTGATAGCTCTATCCAGCTGCTCATTAGTAGCTCGGTCCGCCAACTAATGGGTAGGAATAATTTGTAGGAATTGGCAATACTGGAGGTTTGGCTGTGGTTTACTTACCACATTGAAGAAGGGGCTACAGATTGTGGTTGCTGGTAAGCCGAGGCATGTCTACACTTGTCATCCAAGCTGCTGTGATCCGCAAGCCTCGTTATCACCTGGTAACCCAAAAGTTCGAAAAACTCATTTCTCACGAGCATGCCAGCATgtggttttaaaaaaataaaaaataaattgaaaaacaCTTCTAAAATTCTTGATGATCTGAGGTAAAAGCTTGCTAAGTGAATACCTGTGCCAGCATATGAACTGGGTTCTACCATACCCTCTGAAATTCTGATCGAGAGAAACAAATCCCTGAATTTTGCACTAGTTCTTTTCTCGCAATTGAAAGCTCTCCACTTCTTCAATTTTCTTTGAAGCCTCATAATTCCCTAAGCCCTTGGCCAGAATTTTTTTCAAAATCAGAGTCTCAGCGGGGAGCTTTTCTCCGAGAAAATATGCTCTCTACATTAAACATTGACGTGGAGGGCCAAATCTTGAAGAACTGATTCAGAAGTGTCAACAAGCATCGAGAAGTTAGTTTTTCAAACTGGATTTGGATTCCCTTCGACGGGGATGATCTATGTAGGAGCCTTAGTGGAAATCAGGCAGGCCTATCCCATATTTTTCTCATTTCATGCAAAGCTCTCCTCTATTGATTCAAGAAGGTGAGAGAATTTGTGGCTGCTCAAACTTCTTTTCTCAAGAAGTGATGAAAGAGAAAAAGATGCAGCTATACTGCATCATTGTTAGTTTTATGCTAAATGACTTCAAATTATTTTCATTTAAGACTAATCCTGCAACCTTTTCCCTGTATTACCATCTCAGCTAGACAGGAATCAGAATAACAGTCCAACGTTAGCAACATAACAGTGTAAAAAGAATGATTTCAGGATCCACAAGAAAGTGCAATAGCTATTCGTTCAAAGCCTGTACTGCAATTACAATAATACTCCATACTACACCTAAGAATAGAGATTTTACTGTACACATAGAAAACATCTGGAAAATGACAGATTTGAAATAATTCAGCCCTATCCAAGCAGTATCCATCACCTTCCAGCTTTAGCTTCTCCACTCTTTCTTCTGTCCAACTTTGTCTTGGCCCTGACGTTTTGCATTCACGGCCATTATGATGCATTTCTTTAGATACTTGAAATGATAAAATCCGAAGAATGACACAGAAAGAGGGAGAACAAGGAAGCTCTCCAAAGAAGCTAATATACAACACTCCAGCGACGATTGCAATTGAAGTCTCATGGAAATTACATGAAGAAATTTCAGCTCTATTGGCATTACTTGATCGTGAAAATAGAGATTATATTTTAAGGTTCCCGCTTACTGATGGAACTAGTAAAAGCTTTCTACCAGCACATGTTACCATTTGCTCACCCTCTGAGTGGGTAGAAGCAGACCTAGTATACATCATTGTAGTGGATGCCAATACATCATCTCCAAATCCGCATGCTCTGAAAAACAGCCTAGGGGAATATATGGTAAAAAAATTGTGAGCATAGAAGTTTCTCCTTCAAAATAACAGCAGGAAAGATTTTCTGGATTATACATGAACATCTAGGACAATTTATCAGATAAAAGGCTCCAACATGGAAGAATATCTATTAAGAATTCAAGGATCAGTTTTGCAAGGATGTCTGCATTGTATGCCAGAATTGTTAGCTTACACATATTCATGCAACAAAAACATAAAGCATGGCAAAAGAAATTAATAATTGAATCTACATAAAATATCTCTTAGTCCATTAAAGTGGTTGCTTGAATGAGTAAAAGATAGAGCATCTTATTTCATCATAATAAATTTTAAGGAAACAAAAACTGCCAAAAGAGTGAAGTTTTGCTGCCTGAAAAGTAATGACTCACTTCTCATGATCAGAACAGAGGGCTGCTATGTCATATATGTCTCTGTTGGCAAGAATCCTGCCAGCAAATTGAGCTTCATGAACATTGAGTAAAAGGTGTCAAAAAGAGAACTCGTGCAAGCATTATACATCTACAATGTGTGCCTCTGCCTATATGTGACTATCAGAATACAATGAAAACAAGACAACATGGCAACCTTAGTATCCTTTGAACTATCTTCCTGCCAATGCCTCTTCTTCGTAGTGAAGGGATGACCTGCAAATTACTGAAGCACAATCACATGAATACTCCATAGATTATAATATCCCATGGTATTGGATTATATATACCAAAAAGAAGTAAATGGGGAATTTTAGATAAATCCCGAATGACAAAGATCTCTTTTTTTATTTCCTTACTGGCTAGTGTTTAATCAAGGATCTCAAATGTACTTATTGTTGCTACTTTTGCAGTGAACTTTGAGGCATCCTCCAAGTACCCTTCAAACAAGGAGCAGATCCGCTCCATGAAAAATTACTCTAGTAGTTGTGATGCAACTTTAGCATCTGACATGTGTCGTGAATTTTAAAAGCCGAGACCGTGACATTTGTACAGGATGCACCCGTCTTTTACCTTTCTATTGAATATATCTACTTTCCAAAAGCCACCATTTTTTACCTCTTCCAGGAAAGAGGAAACCCGGCAAAACGAAAAGTCTACAATTGACAACTAAAAGGCTTGTCTTCTTCTAATACTTTTAACATATTCTAATTTATGTCTTTAGACAATACATTGAATCTAGTAAGTTTTCATTTCTAAACATCGAGTGGACATATTTATACTAGATTAgtgtacgtgcgttgcacgtgtttGTCGCGTCAATTTAAGATATTGTATACAAGAAGAACGAATTatgtaaaacaaaaaaataacGTCAAACAGATGATTCATTTAATGACCAAAAATATTATTACGTAATAATTGAATATCCTCGAACCTATAAAGATAAACAATTCAGTTAAGTTAGTTATATAGTGCTTGTAATTATAGATGTATCATCTTAGGAGACAAagatatgatttcaaagttctgaatattaaaaaataattaaacgaTAATTTTGTCAATGGAAAATTTAGTCTTACAAAAATAAATCGATTGTGGGCTCAAAATTCAATCATATATCTTAGCAAAAATGATGCCAATAAATGAATGCACAACATAAAACAAAATCACGTTATAAAAAGAGTGGACTATAGATAAATAAAACCACTGAACTGCTTGATTATGCCAAATCCTACTTGTATAATCTATCtatattttatattatattaaaagcacgaaagACCTTATGGATTGAACTTTTTGTCCTTCATTAAAAAACTCTAGCatagacaaaattgtcatttagtatttttctcaaattactatttaattatctttataatatttcacctattttattttttggtaaaGTAAAAAAACCGACTATTATTTTTGGAGTCCTTTTTTACTTTGACAACACTGCCTTAAATAATTTTATTCCTTCTTGAAATTATTTAGGCAG
Encoded proteins:
- the LOC132640448 gene encoding uncharacterized protein LOC132640448 isoform X3; protein product: MGGGRKNLKRGNFVVVDESGREEAVESGRKVGCVVTKVLYYDQVRVLQKSPEWPEIFKSTAVESSKPELVSHSDQIEENEDSSDDDDGLPPLEANTNRLNPFQLESETESDSDTDS
- the LOC132640448 gene encoding uncharacterized protein LOC132640448 isoform X1 is translated as MRCYRELQLYSTVFSCSFVDICLRIYSTVFRILLCSLAIFPAKFQKIMWIKRGNFVVVDESGREEAVESGRKVGCVVTKVLYYDQVRVLQKSPEWPEIFKSTAVESSKPELVSHSDQIEENEDSSDDDDGLPPLEANTNRLNPFQLESETESDSDTDS
- the LOC132640448 gene encoding uncharacterized protein LOC132640448 isoform X2 encodes the protein MGGGRKNLKRAIFPAKFQKIMWIKRGNFVVVDESGREEAVESGRKVGCVVTKVLYYDQVRVLQKSPEWPEIFKSTAVESSKPELVSHSDQIEENEDSSDDDDGLPPLEANTNRLNPFQLESETESDSDTDS